One Onychostoma macrolepis isolate SWU-2019 chromosome 10, ASM1243209v1, whole genome shotgun sequence genomic region harbors:
- the pcdh1a gene encoding protocadherin-1 isoform X3: MFGQIPTEVLPLQGPMDLPVVLFLLWGLFLDLLSGAVGGILYRVHEEQPPSTLIGSLAADQGLPDTGHLYKLEVGTPYLRVDGKTGDIFTTEIPIDRETLKDCRNKGKPCFLEFEVSVTDLIQNQSPRLIEGRIEVQDINDNTPQFPSPVLTLSVPENTHVGALFSIPLATDKDTERNGVADYTLTAGPEAVALFGLQVAEDRGEKLPQLIVLGSLDRERKDSYDLSIKAVDGGNPPRHSSALLRVVIADANDNAPQFEKSSYEAEVAENSPIGHSVLQVKANDSDLGPNGEIEYTLHQAIDPVPKLLRIDRSSGIIYVKGPLDREEINNLKFYVVARDKGPSPKSSKTYVSIDVTDQNDNAPAVEIRGIGLVTHSDGVANISEDMPVGTAVALVQVSDKDEGENAVVTCVVAGDVPFQLRPASDSSVDNKRKYFLQTTTPLDYERVRDYRVEIVAVDSGNPALSSTNSLKVQVTDTNDNSPIFSPTLFEVEFAEENQPGEKVVDVVASDADSGTNAELVYSIIADSSTRGLFEIDPNSGEVRARSPLDREHKERYEFRVSAADKGVPSHRGTATVVIKVLDRNDNDPKFMLSGYSFSVLENMPPLSPVGMVTVQDMDEGENAQVQLSVEPDVGKFVIQNGTGTILSSISFDREKESSYTFRLKAVDGGDPPRSSYVGVTINVLDENDNAPVVTKPSNSSFIRLSPMAAPDSVVEVVEAEDIDSGSNAELVYSIAGGNPHDLFYISPSNGEITLTKELTRKHSGLHRLVIKVSDRGKPSRHAIALVHIYVNETIANVSHVEALVGHSLYTPLDMDIAGDPDYGLAAQRSNIVYGSLAGVAGVVTVIVVVVFIRHRLQREAKSGYQAGKKETKDLYAPKQGPKSGKGRKGKKGKPPKSPKPLGEDEEVSLQKSLKFNLDGVNDSPRIHLPLTYPPGSPDLGRHYRSNSPLPSIQLQAQSPSASQKHQAVQELPAANTFVGTGGDDNSTGSDQYSDYSYKTNQPKYSTKTLPHRRVTFSTANPVQDQQDSSQQSYYDSGLEESETPSSKSSSGPRIGPLALPEDHYERTTPDGSIGEMEHPETDRSGKFQPLQPKALL, encoded by the exons ATGTTTGGTCAAATCCCT ACTGAGGTGTTACCTCTCCAAGGGCCCATGGATCTCCCTGTGGTGTTGTTTCTGCTGTGGGGACTGTTCCTGGACTTGCTGAGTGGTGCGGTGGGTGGCATTCTATACCGCGTGCATGAGGAACAACCTCCGAGCACACTGATTGGCAGTCTGGCAGCTGACCAGGGCCTACCAGACACTGGACACCTGTACAAACTGGAGGTGGGCACTCCCTATCTGCGGGTGGATGGCAAAACTGGAGATATCTTTACAACTGAGATCCCCATAGACAGAGAGACACTGAAGGATTGTCGTAATAAAGGCAAGCCCTGCTTTCTGGAGTTTGAGGTGTCCGTCACAGATCTCATTCAGAATCAGAGTCCACGCCTGATAGAGGGAAGGATCGAAGTGCAGGATATCAATGATAACACACCACAGTTTCCCTCACCTGTCCTTACCCTCTCAGTTCCAGAGAACACCCACGTGGGGGCACTCTTCTCAATTCCACTGGCCACTGACAAAGATACGGAGAGAAATGGAGTAGCTGACTACACCCTAACAGCAGGACCAGAGGCTGTAGCACTCTTTGGTCTGCAAGTTGCAGAGGACCGAGGTGAAAAATTGCCTCAACTCATTGTATTGGGAAGCCTTGACCGAGAACGGAAAGACTCCTACGATCTCTCCATCAAAGCTGTGGATGGAGGCAATCCACCTCGCCACAGCAGTGCCTTGCTGAGGGTCGTCATTGCTGATGCCAATGACAATGCACCCCAATTTGAAAAATCCTCCTACGAAGCAGAGGTTGCAGAGAACAGCCCAATTGGACACTCTGTGTTACAG GTGAAGGCGAATGATTCAGACTTGGGTCCTAATGGTGAGATTGAATACACGTTACATCAGGCCATTGATCCTGTGCCAAAACTTCTCCGGATAGACCGCTCATCAGGCATCATATATGTCAAAGGCCCATTGGATCGCGAGGAGATCAACAATTTGAAGTTTTACGTTGTTGCACGAGACAAAGGCCCCTCACCCAAAAGTTCTAAAACATATGTTTCTATTGATGTGACCGACCAGAATGACAATGCACCAGCAGTGGAGATTCGAGGCATTGGTCTTGTGACCCATAGTGATGGAGTAGCAAACATTTCAGAGGATATGCCTGTAGGCACTGCAGTGGCATTGGTACAGGTTTCAGATAAGGATGAGGGAGAGAATGCCGTGGTGACCTGTGTGGTTGCTGGTGATGTTCCTTTCCAGCTTCGGCCAGCCAGTGATTCATCAGTTGACAACAAGAGGAAGTATTTTCTGCAGACCACAACACCTCTGGACTATGAAAGGGTTAGGGACTACCGGGTGGAGATAGTGGCAGTGGATTCAGGCAATCCGGCTCTGTCCAGCACTAACTCGCTAAAAGTCCAAGTGACTGACACAAATGACAATTCCCCCATTTTCTCACCGACTCTGTTTGAAGTAGAGTTTGCTGAGGAGAACCAGCCAGGAGAAAAGGTGGTAGATGTAGTCGCCTCAGATGCAGACAGTGGCACTAATGCAGAGCTGGTCTACAGCATTATTGCGGACTCTTCAACAAGGGGACTTTTTGAGATTGACCCTAACTCAGGTGAAGTACGTGCTCGGAGCCCTCTTGATCGTGAGCACAAGGAGCGCTATGAGTTCCGTGTTTCTGCAGCAGATAAAGGGGTTCCCAGTCACAGGGGTACCGCCACAGTTGTAATCAAGGTACTTGATCGgaatgacaatgatcccaagtTCATGCTGAGTGGATACAGCTTCTCAGTCTTGGAGAACATGCCACCCCTTAGCCCTGTTGGCATGGTAACAGTACAGGACATGGACGAGGGTGAGAATGCTCAAGTGCAACTTTCCGTGGAACCTGATGTAGGCAAATTCGTGATCCAGAATGGTACTGGCACTATTCTGTCCAGTATCTCATTTGACAGAGAGAAGGAGAGCAGTTACACATTCCGCTTGAAAGCTGTAGATGGAGGGGATCCACCAAGATCATCCTATGTTGGCGTGACCATCAATGTCCTCGATGAGAATGATAATGCACCTGTTGTCACCAAACCATCCAACTCATCCTTCATACGTCTATCTCCCATGGCTGCTCCAGACAGTGTTGTGGAAGTGGTCGAAGCGGAGGACATTGATTCTGGTTCCAATGCTGAGCTAGTATACAGCATTGCTGGGGGAAATCCACATGACCTTTTTTACATCTCTCCATCTAATGGCGAGATCACATTAACCAAGGAACTAACTCGGAAACACAGTGGTCTGCATCGACTGGTGATAAAAGTGAGCGATAGGGGCAAACCTTCCCGTCATGCCATTGCCTTGGTACACATTTACGTAAATGAAACCATTGCCAATGTAAGTCACGTGGAGGCACTTGTGGGGCATAGCTTGTACACCCCACTGGACATGGACATTGCAGGAGACCCAGATTACGGTTTGGCTGCCCAAAGAAGCAACATCGTATATGGCAGTTTAGCTGGAGTGGCGGGAGTGGTCACTGTGATTGTTGTAGTGGTCTTTATCAGGCATCGCCTTCAAAGAGAAGCGAAAAGTGGTTATCAGGCTGGCAAGAAGGAGACCAAAGATTTGTATGCCCCCAAGCAAGGGCCAAAAAGTGGCAAGGGGAGAAAGGGTAAAAAAGGTAAGCCACCAAAGTCACCTAAACCTCTTGGAGAGGATGAGGAAGTCAGCCTTCAAAAGAGTCTGAAATTTAACCTTGATGGGGTCAACGACAGCCCCAGGATCCATTTGCCTCTGACATATCCGCCTGGAAGCCCTGACCTAGGCAGGCACTACCGTTCCAATTCCCCATTGCCCTCCATCCAGCTCCAGGCCCAGTCCCCATCTGCCTCCCAAAAGCATCAGGCTGTCCAGGAGCTCCCTGCTGCCAACACCTTTGTGGGAACAGGCGGTGATGACAACTCCACGGGCTCAGACCAGTACTCGGATTACAGCTACAAGACCAATCAACCAAAATACAGCACAAAAACG
- the pcdh1a gene encoding protocadherin-1 isoform X4, with translation MFGQIPTEVLPLQGPMDLPVVLFLLWGLFLDLLSGAVGGILYRVHEEQPPSTLIGSLAADQGLPDTGHLYKLEVGTPYLRVDGKTGDIFTTEIPIDRETLKDCRNKGKPCFLEFEVSVTDLIQNQSPRLIEGRIEVQDINDNTPQFPSPVLTLSVPENTHVGALFSIPLATDKDTERNGVADYTLTAGPEAVALFGLQVAEDRGEKLPQLIVLGSLDRERKDSYDLSIKAVDGGNPPRHSSALLRVVIADANDNAPQFEKSSYEAEVAENSPIGHSVLQVKANDSDLGPNGEIEYTLHQAIDPVPKLLRIDRSSGIIYVKGPLDREEINNLKFYVVARDKGPSPKSSKTYVSIDVTDQNDNAPAVEIRGIGLVTHSDGVANISEDMPVGTAVALVQVSDKDEGENAVVTCVVAGDVPFQLRPASDSSVDNKRKYFLQTTTPLDYERVRDYRVEIVAVDSGNPALSSTNSLKVQVTDTNDNSPIFSPTLFEVEFAEENQPGEKVVDVVASDADSGTNAELVYSIIADSSTRGLFEIDPNSGEVRARSPLDREHKERYEFRVSAADKGVPSHRGTATVVIKVLDRNDNDPKFMLSGYSFSVLENMPPLSPVGMVTVQDMDEGENAQVQLSVEPDVGKFVIQNGTGTILSSISFDREKESSYTFRLKAVDGGDPPRSSYVGVTINVLDENDNAPVVTKPSNSSFIRLSPMAAPDSVVEVVEAEDIDSGSNAELVYSIAGGNPHDLFYISPSNGEITLTKELTRKHSGLHRLVIKVSDRGKPSRHAIALVHIYVNETIANVSHVEALVGHSLYTPLDMDIAGDPDYGLAAQRSNIVYGSLAGVAGVVTVIVVVVFIRHRLQREAKSGYQAGKKETKDLYAPKQGPKSGKGRKGKKGKPPKSPKPLGEDEEVSLQKSLKFNLDGVNDSPRIHLPLTYPPGSPDLGRHYRSNSPLPSIQLQAQSPSASQKHQAVQELPAANTFVGTGGDDNSTGSDQYSDYSYKTNQPKYSTKTLPHRRVTFSTANPVQDQQDSSQQSYYDSGLEESETPSSKSSSGPRIGPLALPEDHYERTTPDGSIGEMEHPETERNMMYSAVPAC, from the exons ATGTTTGGTCAAATCCCT ACTGAGGTGTTACCTCTCCAAGGGCCCATGGATCTCCCTGTGGTGTTGTTTCTGCTGTGGGGACTGTTCCTGGACTTGCTGAGTGGTGCGGTGGGTGGCATTCTATACCGCGTGCATGAGGAACAACCTCCGAGCACACTGATTGGCAGTCTGGCAGCTGACCAGGGCCTACCAGACACTGGACACCTGTACAAACTGGAGGTGGGCACTCCCTATCTGCGGGTGGATGGCAAAACTGGAGATATCTTTACAACTGAGATCCCCATAGACAGAGAGACACTGAAGGATTGTCGTAATAAAGGCAAGCCCTGCTTTCTGGAGTTTGAGGTGTCCGTCACAGATCTCATTCAGAATCAGAGTCCACGCCTGATAGAGGGAAGGATCGAAGTGCAGGATATCAATGATAACACACCACAGTTTCCCTCACCTGTCCTTACCCTCTCAGTTCCAGAGAACACCCACGTGGGGGCACTCTTCTCAATTCCACTGGCCACTGACAAAGATACGGAGAGAAATGGAGTAGCTGACTACACCCTAACAGCAGGACCAGAGGCTGTAGCACTCTTTGGTCTGCAAGTTGCAGAGGACCGAGGTGAAAAATTGCCTCAACTCATTGTATTGGGAAGCCTTGACCGAGAACGGAAAGACTCCTACGATCTCTCCATCAAAGCTGTGGATGGAGGCAATCCACCTCGCCACAGCAGTGCCTTGCTGAGGGTCGTCATTGCTGATGCCAATGACAATGCACCCCAATTTGAAAAATCCTCCTACGAAGCAGAGGTTGCAGAGAACAGCCCAATTGGACACTCTGTGTTACAG GTGAAGGCGAATGATTCAGACTTGGGTCCTAATGGTGAGATTGAATACACGTTACATCAGGCCATTGATCCTGTGCCAAAACTTCTCCGGATAGACCGCTCATCAGGCATCATATATGTCAAAGGCCCATTGGATCGCGAGGAGATCAACAATTTGAAGTTTTACGTTGTTGCACGAGACAAAGGCCCCTCACCCAAAAGTTCTAAAACATATGTTTCTATTGATGTGACCGACCAGAATGACAATGCACCAGCAGTGGAGATTCGAGGCATTGGTCTTGTGACCCATAGTGATGGAGTAGCAAACATTTCAGAGGATATGCCTGTAGGCACTGCAGTGGCATTGGTACAGGTTTCAGATAAGGATGAGGGAGAGAATGCCGTGGTGACCTGTGTGGTTGCTGGTGATGTTCCTTTCCAGCTTCGGCCAGCCAGTGATTCATCAGTTGACAACAAGAGGAAGTATTTTCTGCAGACCACAACACCTCTGGACTATGAAAGGGTTAGGGACTACCGGGTGGAGATAGTGGCAGTGGATTCAGGCAATCCGGCTCTGTCCAGCACTAACTCGCTAAAAGTCCAAGTGACTGACACAAATGACAATTCCCCCATTTTCTCACCGACTCTGTTTGAAGTAGAGTTTGCTGAGGAGAACCAGCCAGGAGAAAAGGTGGTAGATGTAGTCGCCTCAGATGCAGACAGTGGCACTAATGCAGAGCTGGTCTACAGCATTATTGCGGACTCTTCAACAAGGGGACTTTTTGAGATTGACCCTAACTCAGGTGAAGTACGTGCTCGGAGCCCTCTTGATCGTGAGCACAAGGAGCGCTATGAGTTCCGTGTTTCTGCAGCAGATAAAGGGGTTCCCAGTCACAGGGGTACCGCCACAGTTGTAATCAAGGTACTTGATCGgaatgacaatgatcccaagtTCATGCTGAGTGGATACAGCTTCTCAGTCTTGGAGAACATGCCACCCCTTAGCCCTGTTGGCATGGTAACAGTACAGGACATGGACGAGGGTGAGAATGCTCAAGTGCAACTTTCCGTGGAACCTGATGTAGGCAAATTCGTGATCCAGAATGGTACTGGCACTATTCTGTCCAGTATCTCATTTGACAGAGAGAAGGAGAGCAGTTACACATTCCGCTTGAAAGCTGTAGATGGAGGGGATCCACCAAGATCATCCTATGTTGGCGTGACCATCAATGTCCTCGATGAGAATGATAATGCACCTGTTGTCACCAAACCATCCAACTCATCCTTCATACGTCTATCTCCCATGGCTGCTCCAGACAGTGTTGTGGAAGTGGTCGAAGCGGAGGACATTGATTCTGGTTCCAATGCTGAGCTAGTATACAGCATTGCTGGGGGAAATCCACATGACCTTTTTTACATCTCTCCATCTAATGGCGAGATCACATTAACCAAGGAACTAACTCGGAAACACAGTGGTCTGCATCGACTGGTGATAAAAGTGAGCGATAGGGGCAAACCTTCCCGTCATGCCATTGCCTTGGTACACATTTACGTAAATGAAACCATTGCCAATGTAAGTCACGTGGAGGCACTTGTGGGGCATAGCTTGTACACCCCACTGGACATGGACATTGCAGGAGACCCAGATTACGGTTTGGCTGCCCAAAGAAGCAACATCGTATATGGCAGTTTAGCTGGAGTGGCGGGAGTGGTCACTGTGATTGTTGTAGTGGTCTTTATCAGGCATCGCCTTCAAAGAGAAGCGAAAAGTGGTTATCAGGCTGGCAAGAAGGAGACCAAAGATTTGTATGCCCCCAAGCAAGGGCCAAAAAGTGGCAAGGGGAGAAAGGGTAAAAAAGGTAAGCCACCAAAGTCACCTAAACCTCTTGGAGAGGATGAGGAAGTCAGCCTTCAAAAGAGTCTGAAATTTAACCTTGATGGGGTCAACGACAGCCCCAGGATCCATTTGCCTCTGACATATCCGCCTGGAAGCCCTGACCTAGGCAGGCACTACCGTTCCAATTCCCCATTGCCCTCCATCCAGCTCCAGGCCCAGTCCCCATCTGCCTCCCAAAAGCATCAGGCTGTCCAGGAGCTCCCTGCTGCCAACACCTTTGTGGGAACAGGCGGTGATGACAACTCCACGGGCTCAGACCAGTACTCGGATTACAGCTACAAGACCAATCAACCAAAATACAGCACAAAAACG